Within Phaeodactylum tricornutum CCAP 1055/1 chromosome 15, whole genome shotgun sequence, the genomic segment TGTATTTTAACACCGGCCAATCAACCTCCATCAGCATCCCTCCTCGGTCCACGAGAGATTCATTCTAAAGAACAATATTACCAGCTTCATCAGACTAATCCAGACGAGGTACGCCACCAACAGATGGAAAAAATGAAGGAAAATGATAAGAAGAGACTTGGATGGGCTAAACCGTCCTGGGCGAATCGCGACAGCCTGCACGAAACAAAAATAAATGGTTGTCTATCAGTACCAGCTCAGGTGGAACCTTGTGATGTAGCACATGGTTCACTGCCACTTTCGTGCGGTGGCTCCGTATCAGAAGTTTCCCAAATCAAGGATGAGGCTCCCTTGAAGGCACAATTTTTAAATGAGCCAGCTTCCGCAAGCTCACTTTcgacgaaggaaaagaatCCGACTCACGAACGGGGTGCGAACTTCCTCTCTACCAAGAGCCCTCGaacgccaaagaagaagattGTGACAAAGAGCAATCCGCTAACTGAACCAGTTCGGGTAGAAACCTCTGATGTAACACAGAGCGCAATGTCACCATTGTGCGGTGATTCCGTACCCGGAGCTTCCCAAATCAAGGACAAGGCTCCTAAAAAGGCGCAACTTCTGAAAGAACCAGCTTCCGCAAGCTCACTTTCGACGAACGAAAAAAGTCGAAATCGCGAAAAGGCTGCGAACTTCCTCTCTACTAAGAGCCCTCTaacgccaaagaagaaaatggTGACAAAAAGGAATCCTCAAGCGCCATCTGAAAATCCACTTCCTCCTCCATTGGTACATACTATTGCTGAAGAATCTTCTGATCCGGTGTCTCCGAAATCCCTTCCGATTGTCTCTTCGCCAACTAAGGATTTCGTACCTCGAAAGTCAAGCACTGCTACAATTACCAATCCCTCCCTTGTAAAACCAGACCCAATTTCACCGCCTTcgccaacgaaaaagaaTTGCTGGGAAAAACCAGCATGGGCATTGCCAGATGAGGCAATTCCAGACTCGAGTATCATCAGCGACAGCATCCAAAATCCGCTTCTGAAGCAAGCTAACCATGGTGGATACGAACGCAAAGTTTTCGCGAAGGATATCAAACGCGTCAATGGCACTTTCGTCGCTCCACGCCCAAACGTGCCACCGCGGCTTGCGTGGATAGTTCCTTTCTgccaagaaaagaaagtggGTAAGATTGTGTTGCATCTATATGGAAAGGATATAGACAGGCTTGTAGATCGTTTTTTGGATTTACAGGGATGCTGTATCGAAAAGACAGGCGAAGAACTCATTGTGGAGGAAATTGCGCCAAAGTTTTATGTCACTTCGAACCCAACAAAGATTGACTCTAGGGATGGGGTCTATGGCTTGGTCCAGGAAGGACATGAGGTGTTTGAGGACATTCTTACAGCAGATTCCGACTTCAAATTCCATATCAAGCAGGCTCATATTTATCCGgtgaaaaaggcaaagggaTAGCAAAAATTCTTTGAAGCGCAGAGTTGTAGAGAATATTAATTTACAGCCAATAATTAAACAAGCAGCGGCATTTCCGCTGTCGGTCAATTGGATAGAAGGCGTTAATATGCTCATTGTCCTGCTCTAGCTGTTTCCAAGTGTGCATCACAGCCGACACAAATAGCGGCAACACTAGACACGCGTTACGATGAAGTCTAATTTA encodes:
- a CDS encoding predicted protein, whose translation is MFVDEVHEINSALEQVEKEIFIFERNLAEARGRKQNLHRERQDAEDRLAQERRHREEEARQEAIRRQNRAIEEEETRAQETAKQREIREYEEKILALKRQIALAEIAKQHQGNAQQQLNLQNASCVHETEEDEEVVEEIVEYITDDEENIFDDLNEDAHDSDTQPPEAYTRHAIPVKRTGSGADKSLDVSPTEPIVASVGSGYAPACILTPANQPPSASLLGPREIHSKEQYYQLHQTNPDEVRHQQMEKMKENDKKRLGWAKPSWANRDSLHETKINGCLSVPAQVEPCDVAHGSLPLSCGGSVSEVSQIKDEAPLKAQFLNEPASASSLSTKEKNPTHERGANFLSTKSPRTPKKKIVTKSNPLTEPVRVETSDVTQSAMSPLCGDSVPGASQIKDKAPKKAQLLKEPASASSLSTNEKSRNREKAANFLSTKSPLTPKKKMVTKRNPQAPSENPLPPPLVHTIAEESSDPVSPKSLPIVSSPTKDFVPRKSSTATITNPSLVKPDPISPPSPTKKNCWEKPAWALPDEAIPDSSIISDSIQNPLLKQANHGGYERKVFAKDIKRVNGTFVAPRPNVPPRLAWIVPFCQEKKVGKIVLHLYGKDIDRLVDRFLDLQGCCIEKTGEELIVEEIAPKFYVTSNPTKIDSRDGVYGLVQEGHEVFEDILTADSDFKFHIKQAHIYPVKKAKG